In Beutenbergia cavernae DSM 12333, the DNA window ACCGCGGTCATCGAGGGCTCGTCGGAACAGGGTCGAGGGTACGTGCTCCCCGTGGCCGGGCGGGAATCGGTCACGACGACGTCCCTCCCGGCTCCGAGGTCGTCAGCTTCGCGGCGCGGGCCGGCACGTGGTCGACGCCGCCCTTGCTCCAGGGGTTGCACCGCAGCAGGCGCCACGCCGCCAGGCCCGTGCCCCGGACGACCCCGTGCCGCCGCAACGCCGTGACGGCGTACGCGGAGCACGACGGGTAGTACCGGCACCGCGGCGCGAACCAGGGCGACACGATCAGCTGGTAGCCGCGCACCAGGCCCAGAAGCAGCCACGTGAGCGGGTTGCGAACGCGTTCCGTGTCCGACGACGACGGATCGTCCGAGACGAGCGGTGCGTTGGAGTGGTCGAGATGTGGCGTTGCCGTCATCGCGCCGGCACCACCTTCGCGCGGAGCCCGAGCGAGGTCAGCGAGCCGTCGACGTCGCGCTCGAGCTCGGCACTCGTCGCGTTCGCGCTGGGCGGCAGGGCACGCACGACGACGAGCGTGCCGGGCAGGAGGTCAGTGACACGGTGCATGAGCACGGCGCGGAGGCGCCGCTTTACGCGATTCCGCACGACCGCACCCCCCACGGCCTTGGAGACGACGAAACCGACGCGCGGGGGTTCCCCGGCGTCGGTCGTCGCTGCATGCACCACGAGGCGGCGCGTCCCGCGTCGCGTGCCGCGCCGGAACGTCCGGGCGAACTCGTCGCTCCGGCGCATCCGGTTCGCGGCCGGGAGCACCGGCTCAGGCGGACAGCTCGACGCGCCCCTTGCGACGGCGAGCCGCGAGGATGGCACGACCGGCGCGTGTACGCATGCGCAGTCGGAAGCCGTGCACCTTGGCGCGGCGCCGGTTGTTCGGCTGGAAGGTCCGCTTGCTCACGGGAGTACTCCACACTGATCGAGAGGTCACGGCGTGGGTGCTCGCCGCGGGGTCCGGGTGTCGTGGGTGATTCGGCGCGAACGACGACCACCGCCGTCAGGGCAGCACGAACCGCACGACTCAGCCACGGTACGCGACGCCGCTCATCAGGGTCAAACCGTTGCGGCGCGGCGCCCTGGGTCCGACTGTGGACAACTGTGGATGGACCTGTGCTTGCCGTAGGTATCA includes these proteins:
- the yidD gene encoding membrane protein insertion efficiency factor YidD, coding for MTATPHLDHSNAPLVSDDPSSSDTERVRNPLTWLLLGLVRGYQLIVSPWFAPRCRYYPSCSAYAVTALRRHGVVRGTGLAAWRLLRCNPWSKGGVDHVPARAAKLTTSEPGGTSS
- the rnpA gene encoding ribonuclease P protein component, encoding MRRSDEFARTFRRGTRRGTRRLVVHAATTDAGEPPRVGFVVSKAVGGAVVRNRVKRRLRAVLMHRVTDLLPGTLVVVRALPPSANATSAELERDVDGSLTSLGLRAKVVPAR
- the rpmH gene encoding 50S ribosomal protein L34, coding for MSKRTFQPNNRRRAKVHGFRLRMRTRAGRAILAARRRKGRVELSA